Proteins from a single region of Solibacillus isronensis:
- the hemG gene encoding protoporphyrinogen oxidase — translation MKTVVVVGGGITGLCTMHYLKNKMHEQNVEARLILIEKNAYLGGKIHSEKDKGFIMETGADSIVARHPGVLELVKELDFESELVYNETGISYIHTNNELHAIPAGSTFGIPMSVESLMSSTLISEEGKKRALQDLEIPNTKFTKESSIGTFLEYFLGEEIVRKQIAPVLAGVYSGDLYQLSLASTLPYLVDYKNNYGSIIKGFEAHREQFEKAANKKFISFRSGLSALIDRLEQQLPEVEFMKNTVTKQINKLGEQYEVVLEDETILADVVVLAVPNETVRHVIQDDSLEEQLKKFTTASTLTMYVGFDVPDDILPADGTGFIVSHNSDLVCNASTWTSRKWKHTSAEGNLLVRLFYKNINPRYEELAAMSDEELTKVALEDIRLSLGVEAEPTVVNVTKWIDQMPRYDLAHNEALSKVVQQLATDYPNVLLAGCAYFGVGMGACILNGKKTAEQIISRIM, via the coding sequence ATGAAAACAGTAGTAGTTGTAGGTGGCGGGATTACCGGGCTATGTACGATGCATTATTTAAAAAATAAAATGCATGAGCAAAACGTGGAAGCGCGGTTAATATTGATTGAAAAGAACGCATATTTAGGCGGGAAAATCCATTCCGAAAAGGATAAAGGTTTTATTATGGAAACGGGGGCTGACTCAATTGTAGCTCGCCATCCGGGGGTTTTGGAACTCGTAAAAGAGCTTGATTTTGAATCAGAGCTTGTCTATAACGAAACAGGAATTTCTTACATTCATACGAATAATGAGCTCCATGCAATCCCGGCAGGATCGACATTCGGTATTCCGATGAGTGTGGAATCGCTCATGTCAAGTACATTAATTTCTGAAGAAGGAAAGAAAAGAGCACTTCAAGATTTAGAAATCCCGAATACTAAATTTACAAAAGAAAGCTCTATCGGTACGTTTTTAGAGTACTTTTTAGGGGAAGAAATTGTCCGCAAGCAAATTGCCCCTGTATTAGCGGGTGTTTATTCAGGCGATTTATATCAATTAAGCCTGGCATCTACTCTGCCTTATTTAGTGGACTATAAAAACAACTACGGATCGATTATTAAAGGATTCGAAGCACATCGAGAGCAATTCGAAAAAGCGGCGAATAAGAAGTTTATTTCTTTCCGTTCAGGTTTATCGGCATTGATCGATCGTTTAGAGCAACAGCTGCCGGAAGTTGAATTCATGAAAAATACAGTAACAAAGCAAATCAATAAATTAGGCGAGCAATATGAGGTCGTGCTGGAAGATGAAACGATTTTAGCGGATGTTGTTGTATTGGCCGTTCCGAATGAAACCGTACGTCATGTCATTCAGGACGACTCACTGGAAGAACAGCTTAAAAAGTTCACGACAGCATCTACTCTAACGATGTATGTTGGCTTTGATGTACCGGACGATATTTTACCGGCAGATGGTACAGGCTTTATCGTTTCGCATAATAGTGATTTAGTTTGCAATGCATCGACATGGACGAGCCGTAAATGGAAACATACGTCAGCAGAAGGTAATTTACTCGTTCGCCTGTTTTATAAAAATATTAATCCGCGCTATGAAGAGTTGGCAGCCATGTCTGATGAAGAACTGACAAAAGTTGCGCTGGAAGATATACGACTTAGCTTAGGCGTTGAAGCGGAGCCGACAGTCGTCAATGTAACAAAGTGGATTGATCAAATGCCACGCTATGATTTGGCTCATAATGAAGCGTTATCGAAAGTTGTGCAGCAGCTGGCAACAGATTACCCGAATGTTCTATTAGCAGGATGTGCCTATTTCGGAGTAGGAATGGGTGCTTGTATTTTAAACGGCAAAAAAACGGCTGAACAGATTATTAGTCGAATTATGTAA
- a CDS encoding tetratricopeptide repeat protein, which produces MEHNQFKNWLKLIEIEHEEKWLEQFESASIGDEQATVNIALLYKEYGQYDEMYDLLDKASERQNSEAMYELGNCYFEELGEKGSEQQAFLLYKSAAQLGHRDAMNNLADMYLNGEGTGVDEQQALSWFKKAAQLGVAESMFTLGMMYEQGLGTECDESQAFSYYSRSAEQQDVEAMYRIGMIYFSGELGQQQNNEKALEWFLKASKQFHVDATFNIGYCYEYGYGVTQDNEKAIHYYKKASLLGDLEATKKVVSYFEMTDAAEASKWQEKLIVLNNDIYE; this is translated from the coding sequence ATGGAGCACAATCAATTTAAAAACTGGCTGAAACTAATTGAAATCGAGCATGAGGAAAAGTGGCTTGAGCAGTTTGAATCAGCATCTATAGGGGACGAGCAGGCAACCGTTAATATCGCCTTGTTATATAAAGAATATGGACAATATGACGAAATGTACGATTTGCTAGATAAGGCAAGTGAGCGGCAAAACAGTGAAGCTATGTATGAACTGGGCAACTGTTATTTTGAGGAGCTAGGTGAAAAAGGAAGCGAGCAACAGGCGTTCTTACTCTATAAAAGTGCTGCACAATTAGGTCACCGTGATGCAATGAATAATTTAGCGGATATGTATTTGAACGGTGAGGGAACAGGAGTTGACGAACAACAGGCGCTCAGCTGGTTTAAGAAAGCTGCACAATTAGGTGTCGCTGAATCGATGTTTACCCTCGGAATGATGTATGAACAAGGATTGGGAACCGAATGTGATGAATCACAGGCTTTTTCCTATTATTCCCGCAGTGCAGAACAGCAAGATGTCGAGGCAATGTATCGTATTGGTATGATCTATTTTTCAGGAGAACTAGGGCAACAGCAAAATAATGAAAAAGCGTTGGAATGGTTTTTAAAAGCGAGTAAACAGTTTCATGTCGATGCAACATTTAATATCGGCTACTGCTATGAATATGGTTATGGTGTAACCCAAGATAACGAAAAAGCAATCCATTACTATAAGAAGGCAAGTTTACTTGGAGATTTAGAAGCGACAAAAAAAGTGGTAAGTTACTTTGAGATGACGGACGCAGCTGAAGCATCCAAGTGGCAGGAAAAGCTAATAGTTCTAAATAACGATATATATGAATAA
- a CDS encoding bifunctional homocysteine S-methyltransferase/methylenetetrahydrofolate reductase, with product MGLLEELQTRVLTADGAIGTLLYSYGLDYCHEEMNIARPDIIEKIHSEYIAAGADIIQTNTYGANRIKLARYGYENRVMEFNEAALKIAKRAASLDGQYVLATIGGIRGIRKSDATLDEILAAFQEQAEVLLAGEPDGFLLETYYDFEELSHCVHLLRSMTDLPIIAQVTMQEPGVLQNLMSLNEAFQDLERLGADIVGSNCRLGPFHTIQAFEGVNLPNKAFLSAYPNASLLDIEDGRVVYESETDYFARAAVELVNQGVRLIGGCCGTTPKHIAAVKKRLANMEPIETKEAKHGQTQFVRIPEPRKQEPLHEKAKRERSVIVELDTPRHLEIDGFVEGAKQLAKAGADVIMMADNSLASPRISNIAMAAILKEHGIRSLPHLTCRDRNLIGLQSHLMGLDALELHDILVITGDPTKVGDFPGATSVYDVSSMELISLIKQLNKGGSFTGKSLRKQANFSVAAAFNPNVRVLDRAVARLEKKIEHGADYFISQPVYTKEKIIEIYEATKHLETPIYIGIMPLTSSRSAEFLHHEVPGIKLSDEVLARMAACGDDKEASTAEGIAIAKELLDTACKYFNGIYLITPFLRYDMTLELMDYVKQYDVESKGVQSNV from the coding sequence ATGGGTTTACTTGAAGAATTACAAACACGAGTTTTAACAGCAGACGGGGCAATCGGAACACTTCTTTATTCATATGGGTTGGATTATTGTCATGAAGAAATGAATATTGCACGTCCTGATATTATAGAGAAAATTCATAGCGAATATATTGCAGCTGGTGCAGATATTATTCAAACGAATACATACGGTGCAAACCGGATTAAGCTTGCACGTTATGGCTATGAAAATCGTGTCATGGAATTTAATGAAGCCGCATTAAAAATCGCAAAGCGTGCTGCCTCTCTTGATGGGCAATACGTTCTGGCGACAATTGGCGGTATTCGCGGAATCCGAAAAAGTGATGCGACATTAGACGAAATTTTAGCTGCATTCCAAGAGCAGGCCGAAGTATTACTAGCTGGTGAACCGGATGGGTTTTTACTGGAAACGTATTACGATTTTGAAGAATTATCGCATTGTGTCCATCTATTACGTTCAATGACTGATTTACCGATCATTGCCCAAGTGACAATGCAGGAGCCAGGTGTCCTTCAAAATTTAATGTCTTTAAATGAAGCATTTCAAGATTTGGAAAGGTTAGGTGCAGACATTGTTGGAAGCAACTGCCGATTAGGTCCTTTCCATACAATTCAGGCGTTTGAGGGAGTCAATTTACCGAACAAGGCATTTTTATCAGCTTATCCAAATGCATCGTTATTAGATATTGAAGATGGCCGTGTTGTTTATGAGTCGGAAACCGATTATTTCGCACGTGCAGCTGTTGAACTCGTAAACCAGGGAGTCCGTTTAATTGGCGGTTGCTGCGGAACAACACCGAAGCATATTGCAGCTGTAAAAAAGCGTTTGGCGAATATGGAGCCAATTGAAACGAAAGAAGCGAAACATGGGCAAACACAATTTGTCCGTATTCCGGAACCACGTAAACAAGAGCCGCTTCACGAAAAAGCAAAACGTGAACGCTCTGTTATTGTTGAACTAGATACACCGCGTCATCTGGAAATCGACGGATTTGTCGAAGGGGCAAAACAACTGGCAAAAGCGGGAGCAGATGTCATTATGATGGCTGATAACTCACTTGCTTCGCCGCGTATTAGTAATATCGCTATGGCCGCTATTTTAAAAGAGCATGGAATTCGTTCATTGCCGCATTTAACGTGCCGTGACCGCAATTTAATTGGGCTTCAGTCACATTTAATGGGACTTGATGCGCTGGAACTTCATGATATTCTTGTTATCACAGGGGACCCGACAAAAGTGGGGGATTTCCCGGGAGCGACGAGCGTATATGATGTTTCGTCAATGGAGCTTATTTCTCTTATTAAGCAGTTAAACAAAGGCGGTTCTTTTACAGGGAAATCGCTGCGCAAACAGGCGAATTTCTCGGTTGCTGCTGCTTTTAATCCGAATGTCCGCGTATTGGACCGTGCAGTAGCCCGTTTAGAGAAGAAAATCGAGCATGGTGCAGATTACTTTATTTCACAGCCGGTTTATACGAAAGAGAAAATTATCGAAATCTATGAGGCGACTAAGCACTTGGAAACACCAATCTATATCGGGATTATGCCGCTTACTTCTTCACGCAGCGCGGAATTTTTACATCATGAAGTACCGGGCATTAAATTGTCTGATGAAGTACTTGCGCGTATGGCTGCCTGCGGGGACGACAAGGAAGCATCGACAGCAGAAGGAATCGCGATTGCCAAAGAGCTGCTTGATACAGCATGCAAATACTTTAACGGTATTTATTTAATTACACCGTTTTTACGCTATGATATGACGCTGGAATTAATGGACTATGTAAAACAATATGATGTGGAAAGTAAAGGAGTTCAGTCGAATGTATAA
- a CDS encoding alpha/beta hydrolase: MKLIAPKPFTIESGKRAVLLLHGFTGNTNDVKRLGKYLADRNYTVHAPLYKGHGGGPDLLIQSQPAEWWDSVIEGYDELRNRGYDEIAVAGVSLGGIFSLKLGEERPTKAIVTMSAPATAKSTDSLQNRIIDYAINYKKLSGTYDETVDSRNKIAELVKMPSLNYLQNMINETSEKLNVIKTPVHILRGLEDDEYYCESADLIYSSVNSRIKSVKTFINSGHILTLGKERELVFEEIYRFFEGLKWKE; the protein is encoded by the coding sequence ATGAAACTCATCGCGCCGAAACCTTTTACAATTGAATCCGGAAAACGTGCCGTATTATTACTGCATGGCTTTACCGGCAATACAAATGATGTAAAACGTTTAGGAAAATATTTAGCGGATCGTAACTACACAGTACATGCACCATTATATAAAGGCCATGGTGGTGGCCCTGACTTATTAATTCAATCACAACCCGCTGAATGGTGGGACAGTGTTATAGAAGGCTATGATGAATTACGTAATCGTGGCTATGATGAAATTGCAGTAGCAGGTGTTTCTCTTGGCGGCATCTTCTCTTTAAAGCTTGGTGAAGAACGTCCGACAAAAGCGATTGTTACCATGTCTGCTCCAGCAACAGCAAAATCAACAGATAGTTTACAAAATCGAATTATTGACTATGCTATTAACTATAAAAAGTTATCTGGCACTTATGATGAAACAGTTGATAGTCGTAATAAAATTGCTGAACTTGTGAAAATGCCTTCATTAAACTATTTACAAAATATGATTAATGAAACAAGTGAAAAATTAAATGTTATCAAAACACCGGTCCACATTTTACGTGGTTTGGAAGATGATGAATATTATTGTGAAAGTGCCGACCTAATTTATAGTTCAGTAAATTCACGAATTAAATCAGTTAAAACTTTCATTAATTCCGGACATATATTAACATTAGGTAAAGAACGTGAATTAGTGTTTGAAGAAATTTACCGTTTCTTTGAAGGGTTAAAGTGGAAAGAATAA
- a CDS encoding LysR family transcriptional regulator, translating to MEIEQLQYFKTVATMQHMTRAAEVLAISQPALSKSIANIEQNLGVPLFNREGRSIYLNRFGELFLKSVNVILDEYDRIKEEFEDIIKPGSGEVSFGFIHTLGMEIVPELIASTSEAFPNMQFSLTQATSLSLLKRLEEGAIDLCLSQKIESRVIEIETEELFVEELFVIVPTTHPLAQQDAVKFEEVKNEPFIAIKKGNSLRQLVDELFLERGIVLNTTFAAEEMHTVAGFVGAGMGISVIPNIKGLDHYKVKRLKLDPPCYRSVCVSWAKNRYLPPAVSEFKQYLLDYFQQREE from the coding sequence ATGGAGATTGAACAGCTTCAATATTTCAAAACCGTTGCTACAATGCAACATATGACACGTGCGGCAGAAGTTTTAGCGATTTCCCAACCGGCGTTAAGTAAGTCCATCGCGAACATTGAACAGAATTTGGGAGTACCGCTTTTTAACCGTGAAGGAAGATCCATCTATCTGAACCGTTTTGGCGAGCTTTTCTTGAAAAGTGTTAATGTCATTTTGGATGAATACGATCGTATTAAAGAAGAGTTTGAAGATATTATCAAACCGGGTTCTGGAGAAGTGTCATTTGGCTTTATTCATACGCTCGGTATGGAAATCGTGCCGGAACTGATTGCTTCAACAAGTGAGGCATTTCCGAACATGCAATTTTCTTTAACACAGGCGACTTCGTTAAGCTTATTAAAACGGCTAGAAGAAGGAGCTATCGATTTGTGCCTATCGCAAAAAATAGAATCAAGAGTTATTGAAATAGAGACAGAAGAATTATTTGTGGAAGAACTGTTTGTCATTGTCCCGACAACGCATCCATTAGCACAGCAAGATGCCGTTAAATTTGAGGAAGTAAAGAATGAACCATTTATTGCGATTAAAAAGGGGAATTCACTCCGTCAATTAGTGGATGAGCTTTTTTTAGAACGGGGAATTGTGTTAAACACAACATTTGCTGCCGAAGAAATGCATACAGTAGCAGGATTTGTCGGTGCGGGAATGGGTATATCCGTAATACCGAATATTAAAGGGCTTGATCATTATAAAGTAAAACGTTTGAAGCTAGATCCGCCTTGCTATCGTTCAGTCTGTGTTTCATGGGCGAAAAACCGCTATTTACCTCCAGCAGTTTCCGAATTTAAACAATACTTACTGGATTATTTTCAGCAAAGAGAAGAGTGA
- the metH gene encoding methionine synthase, whose amino-acid sequence MYNHPIHEQLQKRILIIDGAMGTMLQAENLTYEDFGGEDLDGCNENLVLTRPDVLGKIHREYLAAGADIICTNTFGGTPLVLDEYDLGDKAVEINKRAVEIALEAAKEYSIPEWPRFVAGAIGPTTKTLSVTGGITFEELEENFYIQAKALIEAGADLLLMETSQDMLNVKAGTIAIHRAFEELGKELPVMISGTIEPMGTTLAGQSIEAFYISIEHIKPLSVGLNCATGPEFMTDHIRSLAELSNGYISCYPNAGLPDEEGCYHETPDSLSKKLQGFAEKGWLNIVGGCCGTTPAHIAAIREAVDGYKPREPKDVTHGHVVSGIEPLQYDESMRPLFIGERTNVIGSRKFKNLIVDGKFEEAAEIARAQVKNGAHVIDICLANPDRDEVEDMKNFMQEVVKKVKVPLVIDSTDEKVMEVALKFSQGKAIINSINLEDGEERFDAVMPLVKKYGASLVVGTIDETGMAITREQKLEVAKRSYKLLTEKWGMSAEDIIFDPLMFPVGTGDEQYIGAAEETIEGIRLIKEHLPGCLTVLGVSNVSFGLPPVGREVLNAVYLYHCTQAGLDYAIVNTEKLERYASIPEEEIKLANDLIFNTNDETLAVFTDFYRDKKKDAVVKELPATVEERLAYYILEGTKEGLIEDLNAALEKFDTPLDIINGPLMAGMAEVGKLFNENQLIVAEVLQSAGVMKAAVAHLEQFMEKGDTSANKGTMVLATVKGDVHDIGKNLVDIILSNNGYRVVDLGIKVTPAQLIETIRREKPDFVGLSGLLVKSAQQMVITAQDFKEAGINIPILVGGAALSRRFTETKIADQYDGPVIYSKDAMQGLEQANRLMNTNEREVLIEELRDAREKRLESDAKRAARPAVAVLEKPVRTVGDAAVWKPKDLVPHIKPDYSVAHLHPYVNMRTLIGHHLGLKGNLEQLLADQDARAILLNDLVNGYLTSGGLSASGMYQFFPAQSDGDDVVVYSPEDAKTEIKRFTFPRQQVAPFLCLSDYLKPVDSGEMDYIALMVVTAGKGVSEKANELKKAGKFLESHALQATALELAEGFAERIHQEIRDQWGFPDATDFTMRDRFAAKYQGQRFSFGYPACPNLEDQEKLFSLLKPEKIGVHLTEGFMMEPEASVSAIVFAHPDARYFNV is encoded by the coding sequence ATGTATAATCACCCAATTCATGAGCAATTACAAAAAAGAATACTTATCATCGATGGTGCCATGGGGACGATGCTTCAGGCAGAAAACCTAACATATGAAGATTTTGGCGGAGAAGATTTGGACGGTTGTAATGAAAACCTGGTACTGACAAGACCTGATGTACTGGGCAAGATCCACCGCGAATATTTAGCTGCTGGTGCTGATATTATTTGTACAAATACGTTTGGGGGAACACCACTCGTATTGGATGAATATGATTTAGGGGACAAGGCGGTTGAAATTAATAAGCGGGCGGTTGAAATTGCACTGGAGGCGGCAAAAGAGTATTCGATACCGGAATGGCCGCGCTTTGTCGCAGGTGCAATCGGCCCTACAACAAAAACATTGTCGGTAACAGGCGGTATTACATTTGAAGAGCTGGAAGAAAACTTTTATATCCAGGCTAAAGCGTTAATCGAAGCTGGGGCGGATCTTCTCTTAATGGAAACTTCCCAGGATATGCTGAATGTTAAAGCAGGAACGATTGCGATTCACCGTGCATTTGAAGAGCTTGGCAAAGAGCTGCCTGTTATGATTTCAGGGACAATTGAGCCAATGGGAACAACGCTTGCCGGGCAATCAATCGAAGCATTTTATATTTCAATAGAACATATTAAACCGTTGTCTGTCGGACTGAACTGTGCGACAGGTCCGGAATTTATGACCGATCATATCCGTTCATTGGCGGAGCTTTCGAATGGTTATATTAGCTGTTATCCGAATGCCGGTTTACCGGACGAGGAAGGCTGCTACCATGAAACACCGGATTCATTATCAAAAAAACTGCAAGGCTTCGCAGAAAAAGGCTGGCTGAATATCGTCGGCGGCTGCTGTGGTACAACGCCGGCACATATTGCGGCGATCCGTGAAGCGGTAGATGGCTATAAACCGCGTGAGCCGAAAGATGTAACACATGGACATGTCGTATCAGGTATCGAGCCATTGCAATACGATGAATCAATGCGCCCGTTATTTATCGGGGAGCGTACGAATGTTATCGGCTCTCGTAAATTCAAAAATCTGATCGTTGACGGCAAATTTGAAGAAGCAGCGGAAATTGCACGTGCACAAGTTAAAAACGGAGCACATGTCATCGATATTTGTTTAGCAAACCCTGACCGTGATGAAGTGGAAGATATGAAAAACTTCATGCAGGAAGTTGTGAAAAAAGTTAAAGTGCCGCTTGTTATTGACTCTACAGATGAAAAAGTAATGGAAGTCGCACTGAAGTTTTCGCAAGGGAAGGCTATTATTAACTCCATTAACTTGGAAGATGGAGAAGAGCGTTTCGATGCGGTTATGCCACTTGTAAAAAAATATGGGGCTTCACTTGTTGTCGGTACGATTGATGAAACTGGAATGGCTATTACACGTGAACAAAAGCTTGAAGTAGCGAAGCGTTCTTATAAGCTCTTAACAGAAAAATGGGGAATGTCAGCAGAAGATATTATCTTTGACCCGTTAATGTTCCCGGTAGGTACAGGTGATGAGCAATATATTGGTGCTGCTGAGGAAACAATCGAAGGAATTCGCCTAATTAAAGAACATTTACCTGGCTGTTTAACAGTGCTCGGTGTAAGTAATGTTTCGTTCGGTTTACCGCCAGTTGGACGTGAAGTATTGAATGCGGTTTATTTATATCACTGTACACAAGCAGGCTTGGACTATGCGATCGTAAATACTGAAAAGCTGGAGCGCTATGCATCGATTCCTGAAGAGGAAATCAAGCTGGCGAACGATTTAATCTTCAATACAAATGATGAAACACTCGCTGTATTTACTGACTTTTACCGCGATAAAAAGAAAGATGCAGTCGTGAAGGAATTACCGGCGACAGTGGAAGAACGCCTTGCGTATTACATATTGGAAGGTACGAAGGAAGGATTAATTGAAGATTTAAATGCAGCACTCGAAAAATTCGATACACCGCTTGATATTATTAATGGACCATTAATGGCAGGGATGGCGGAAGTCGGAAAGCTGTTTAACGAAAACCAGCTGATTGTAGCAGAAGTGCTTCAAAGTGCCGGTGTCATGAAAGCTGCGGTCGCTCATTTAGAGCAGTTTATGGAAAAGGGCGATACGAGTGCCAATAAAGGGACAATGGTATTGGCGACAGTAAAGGGCGATGTTCATGATATCGGGAAAAACCTGGTCGACATTATTTTAAGCAATAACGGCTATCGTGTTGTAGATTTAGGAATTAAAGTAACACCTGCACAACTGATTGAAACAATTCGAAGAGAAAAACCGGATTTTGTCGGCTTGTCAGGTTTACTTGTAAAATCGGCTCAGCAAATGGTCATCACGGCACAAGATTTTAAAGAAGCCGGCATTAATATTCCAATATTAGTAGGGGGCGCGGCATTGTCACGTCGCTTTACTGAGACGAAAATTGCCGATCAGTATGATGGACCGGTAATTTATTCAAAAGATGCAATGCAAGGTTTGGAACAAGCGAATCGCTTAATGAATACAAACGAGCGTGAAGTATTAATAGAAGAATTGCGTGATGCACGAGAAAAACGTCTGGAATCGGATGCGAAGCGTGCAGCACGTCCGGCAGTGGCAGTACTTGAAAAGCCAGTTCGAACAGTGGGAGATGCAGCTGTTTGGAAGCCAAAAGATTTAGTGCCGCATATTAAGCCGGATTATTCGGTCGCTCATTTACATCCGTATGTAAATATGCGTACATTGATCGGGCATCATTTAGGGCTTAAAGGGAACTTGGAGCAATTGCTTGCAGATCAGGATGCACGCGCCATTTTATTAAATGATTTAGTGAATGGTTATTTAACAAGCGGCGGATTGAGTGCTTCAGGAATGTATCAATTTTTCCCGGCACAATCCGATGGCGATGATGTAGTCGTGTACAGTCCGGAAGATGCAAAAACGGAAATTAAACGCTTTACATTCCCGCGCCAACAAGTAGCACCATTTTTATGTTTATCGGATTATTTAAAGCCGGTTGACAGTGGTGAAATGGACTATATTGCGTTAATGGTCGTAACGGCAGGTAAAGGGGTAAGCGAAAAAGCAAATGAACTGAAAAAAGCAGGCAAGTTCTTGGAGAGCCATGCGTTACAAGCGACTGCACTTGAACTTGCGGAAGGATTTGCGGAGCGTATCCACCAGGAAATCCGAGACCAATGGGGCTTCCCGGATGCAACGGACTTTACGATGCGTGACCGATTTGCAGCAAAATACCAAGGACAACGATTCAGCTTTGGCTATCCGGCATGTCCAAATCTGGAAGACCAGGAGAAATTGTTCTCTCTATTAAAACCGGAAAAAATTGGTGTACATTTAACGGAAGGCTTTATGATGGAGCCAGAAGCGAGTGTATCGGCAATTGTATTTGCTCACCCGGATGCACGTTATTTTAATGTATAA
- a CDS encoding chemotaxis protein, with product MFMFAVHQFSSEHNEDSSIQKLQQMLLEQRENLTTLCTIVEYLKSYVQTGLDHKDVVKYKQKIQMMTDKQEKRYHQIDELINTNILELKKGKTADNTALIYGKEVRKIESGVRTLKLFASDAVNMLDLNKHLENRSSERIRYFDKRSTSLEAEIISLTKQLSYK from the coding sequence ATGTTTATGTTTGCAGTCCATCAATTCTCTTCTGAACACAATGAGGATAGTAGTATTCAAAAACTACAACAAATGCTATTAGAACAGCGAGAGAATCTGACGACGCTATGTACAATCGTTGAATATTTAAAAAGTTATGTCCAAACAGGGCTAGATCATAAAGATGTTGTTAAATACAAACAAAAAATCCAAATGATGACGGATAAACAAGAAAAACGTTACCATCAGATTGATGAGCTGATCAATACGAATATTTTGGAACTGAAGAAGGGTAAAACAGCAGATAATACCGCACTTATATACGGTAAAGAAGTTCGGAAAATCGAATCTGGTGTACGTACTTTAAAACTGTTTGCGAGCGATGCAGTGAACATGTTAGATCTAAACAAACATTTAGAAAATCGCAGTAGTGAACGTATACGCTATTTTGATAAACGCTCTACATCTTTGGAAGCAGAAATTATTTCCCTAACAAAGCAACTATCTTACAAATAA